A single window of Hymenobacter sp. APR13 DNA harbors:
- a CDS encoding polyprenol monophosphomannose synthase, which produces MNDGLVLIPTYNERENAELILRKVFSLPKEFDVLIIDDGSPDGTAAIVRGLMAEFPNRLFLEERSGKLGLGTAYIHGFRWALARGYQYVFEMDADFSHNPDDLVRLYDACAHDGYDLAIGSRYIQGVNVVNWPMDRVLMSYFASAYVRFITGMPIRDATAGFKCYTARVLRTIELDRIRFVGYAFQIEMKWLAYKYGFRIKEVPIIFTDRTRGSSKMSKGIVQEAFLGVIKMKVDSWFRRFVPAQPRAAVSTGSATPARETR; this is translated from the coding sequence ATGAATGACGGGCTCGTCCTGATACCAACCTACAATGAGCGGGAAAATGCGGAGCTGATTCTTCGCAAGGTCTTTTCGCTGCCCAAAGAGTTCGACGTGCTCATTATCGACGATGGCTCGCCGGACGGCACCGCGGCCATTGTGCGGGGCCTGATGGCGGAGTTTCCGAACCGGTTGTTTCTGGAAGAGCGCAGTGGCAAGCTGGGGCTGGGTACGGCCTACATCCACGGCTTCCGGTGGGCCCTGGCGCGCGGCTATCAGTACGTGTTTGAGATGGATGCCGACTTCTCCCACAACCCCGACGACCTGGTGCGCCTCTACGACGCCTGCGCCCACGACGGCTACGACCTGGCCATCGGCTCGCGCTACATCCAGGGCGTGAACGTGGTCAACTGGCCCATGGACCGGGTGCTGATGTCGTACTTCGCCTCGGCCTACGTGCGCTTCATCACGGGCATGCCCATCCGCGACGCCACGGCGGGCTTCAAGTGCTACACAGCCCGCGTGCTGCGCACCATCGAGCTGGACCGGATCCGGTTTGTGGGCTACGCCTTCCAGATTGAGATGAAGTGGCTGGCCTACAAATATGGCTTCCGCATCAAGGAGGTGCCGATTATCTTCACCGACCGCACCCGGGGCTCGTCCAAGATGAGCAAGGGCATTGTGCAGGAAGCTTTCCTGGGCGTCATCAAGATGAAGGTAGACAGCTGGTTCCGGCGCTTTGTCCCGGCGCAGCCGCGCGCCGCCGTTTCGACGGGCAGCGCAACCCCGGCGCGGGAAACCCGGTAA
- the hemG gene encoding protoporphyrinogen oxidase — protein sequence MSIAILGGGISGLTLAWQLQKAGVAYDLFEAEATPGGCLRSLAHPAGYLLETGPNSLQLSDELQELLTELDLTDKIQDAADVSKHRYVLRNGRIQELPGSPPALLTSSFFSLKARFSLVRELLRPAAAPNPQETVAGFFRRRFGPELVDYAVNPFISGIYAGDPEQLLIHKTFGKVAALEQQHGSVLRGLAKAGGGAGRKRIITLQGGIQTLTDALAARLTHRHVGQPVQALHRLPNGHYQLRTAAGRESQHPALVLALPTYAAAPLLQPLFPEAAAALAAVHYPPMAAIYTAYQRADVSHPLNGFGALSPKIEQPYAAGTIWTSAIFPDRAPAGQMLFTTFVGGTQYEEHARQPEATQKAAVHAELSKLYGIREGAQPAWQFRYYWERAIPQFDHRIVAAHTAADTLQTQNIWSAANWRGGVGVPDCIRHARQIAAQLVA from the coding sequence ATGTCCATAGCCATACTCGGAGGCGGTATTTCAGGGCTTACGCTGGCCTGGCAGCTGCAGAAAGCGGGTGTCGCCTACGACCTGTTTGAGGCCGAGGCCACGCCCGGCGGCTGCTTGCGCAGCCTGGCCCATCCGGCCGGCTACCTCCTCGAAACCGGCCCCAACTCTCTACAGCTCAGCGACGAGCTGCAGGAGTTGCTCACCGAGCTCGACCTCACCGACAAAATCCAGGACGCCGCCGATGTCAGCAAGCACCGCTACGTGCTGCGCAACGGCCGCATTCAGGAGCTGCCCGGCTCGCCGCCGGCCTTGCTCACCAGTAGCTTTTTCAGTTTGAAAGCCCGGTTCAGCCTGGTACGTGAGCTGCTGCGGCCGGCCGCCGCGCCCAATCCGCAGGAAACGGTGGCGGGCTTTTTCCGTCGCCGCTTCGGCCCCGAGCTGGTCGATTACGCCGTGAATCCGTTCATTTCCGGCATCTACGCCGGCGACCCGGAGCAGCTGCTGATTCATAAGACCTTCGGGAAAGTGGCGGCGCTGGAGCAGCAGCACGGCTCGGTGCTGCGGGGGCTGGCCAAGGCCGGCGGCGGCGCGGGCCGCAAGCGCATCATCACGCTGCAGGGCGGCATCCAGACCCTCACCGACGCGCTGGCCGCCCGCCTCACCCACCGCCACGTGGGCCAGCCCGTGCAGGCCCTGCACCGCCTCCCCAACGGCCACTACCAGTTGCGCACCGCCGCCGGCCGCGAAAGTCAGCACCCGGCTCTGGTGCTGGCGCTGCCCACCTATGCTGCCGCGCCCCTGCTGCAGCCGCTGTTTCCGGAAGCCGCGGCGGCGCTGGCGGCCGTGCACTACCCGCCGATGGCCGCCATCTACACCGCTTACCAGCGCGCCGACGTGAGCCATCCGCTCAACGGCTTCGGGGCGCTCAGTCCCAAAATCGAGCAGCCCTACGCGGCCGGCACCATCTGGACCAGCGCCATCTTCCCCGACCGCGCCCCGGCCGGCCAGATGCTGTTTACCACCTTCGTGGGCGGCACTCAGTACGAGGAGCACGCCCGCCAGCCCGAGGCCACCCAGAAAGCCGCCGTGCACGCCGAGCTAAGCAAACTCTACGGAATCCGGGAGGGCGCGCAACCCGCGTGGCAGTTCCGGTACTATTGGGAGCGGGCTATTCCGCAGTTCGACCACCGCATTGTGGCCGCGCACACCGCCGCCGATACGCTGCAAACCCAGAATATCTGGAGCGCGGCCAACTGGCGCGGCGGCGTGGGCGTACCAGACTGCATCCGGCACGCCCGACAAATTGCTGCTCAACTTGTTGCGTAA
- a CDS encoding D-glycero-alpha-D-manno-heptose-1,7-bisphosphate 7-phosphatase — translation MPNKAVFLDRDGVLNREMGDYVWQPGQFEVLPDVPESLARLKAAGYYLIVVTNQAGIAKGLYTAADVQACHQKLQQACHDALDALYFAPGHPSVSESLRRKPDSLMLEQAMARFQLEAAQCWLVGDRLRDMQAGAKVGVRGILVGEEEAAAFQPRVPNLAAATDLILAGAS, via the coding sequence ATGCCTAACAAAGCTGTATTTCTGGACCGCGACGGAGTGCTGAACCGGGAAATGGGCGACTACGTGTGGCAGCCCGGGCAGTTTGAGGTGCTGCCGGACGTGCCCGAGAGCCTGGCGCGCCTCAAAGCCGCCGGCTACTACCTCATCGTCGTGACCAACCAGGCCGGCATCGCCAAGGGGCTTTATACGGCCGCCGATGTGCAGGCCTGCCACCAGAAACTGCAGCAGGCCTGCCACGACGCCCTCGATGCGCTGTACTTCGCGCCGGGCCATCCCAGCGTGTCGGAGTCGCTGCGGCGCAAGCCCGACTCGCTGATGCTGGAGCAGGCCATGGCGCGCTTCCAACTGGAGGCGGCGCAGTGCTGGCTGGTCGGCGACCGGCTGCGCGACATGCAGGCGGGTGCTAAAGTGGGGGTGCGCGGGATTCTGGTAGGCGAGGAGGAAGCCGCCGCGTTCCAGCCCCGCGTGCCCAACCTGGCCGCCGCCACCGACCTGATACTGGCTGGCGCGTCGTAA
- a CDS encoding decarboxylase, translated as MDTYHDLISQTFDFPTDEFQVQDNELRFHDIDLMALVEKHGTPLRLAYLPKISSQIQRAKEWFRLGIEQTGYQGKYSYAYCTKASHFSFVVEEALKNGVHIETSSWFDTNIIRAMHAKGKVQKDTFIICNGFKTQEYKHEITRLINDGFVNCMPILDSPNEVDYYHDNVREKCNVGMRLASDEEPRFQFYTSRLGIRYTDAIPLYEQKIKDDPRFELTMLHYFINTGIKDTSYYWSELSRFVHKYCELRKVCPTLTTIDIGGGLPIQTSIQKEYDYPYMIAEVLRTIKRICQEEGVPEPDIFTEFGIFTVGESGATIYSILDEKLQNDKELWYMIDGSFITNLPDTWALNQRFIMLALNGWNKQYKKIQLGGLTCDSQDYYNAEKHIYQVFLPERKPADAEPLYVGFFHTGAYQESLSGYGGVKHCLIPAPKMVILDRAEDGTLTDLVFAEEQTADSMMRILGYQA; from the coding sequence ATGGATACCTACCACGACCTGATTTCGCAGACGTTCGACTTCCCTACCGATGAGTTTCAGGTACAGGATAACGAGTTACGCTTCCACGACATTGATTTGATGGCCCTCGTGGAAAAGCACGGCACCCCGCTGCGCTTGGCCTATCTGCCCAAAATCTCGTCCCAGATTCAGCGGGCCAAGGAGTGGTTCCGCCTCGGCATCGAGCAGACCGGCTACCAGGGCAAGTACTCCTACGCCTACTGCACCAAGGCCTCGCACTTTAGCTTTGTGGTGGAGGAAGCCCTCAAAAACGGCGTGCACATCGAAACGTCTTCCTGGTTTGATACCAACATCATCCGGGCCATGCACGCCAAGGGCAAGGTGCAGAAGGATACGTTCATCATCTGCAACGGCTTCAAAACCCAGGAGTACAAGCACGAAATCACCCGCCTCATCAACGACGGCTTCGTGAACTGCATGCCCATCCTGGACTCGCCCAACGAGGTGGATTACTACCACGACAACGTGCGCGAAAAGTGCAACGTGGGCATGCGCCTGGCTTCCGATGAGGAGCCGCGCTTCCAGTTTTACACCTCCCGCCTGGGCATCCGCTACACCGATGCCATTCCGCTCTACGAGCAGAAAATCAAGGACGACCCGCGCTTCGAGCTCACGATGCTGCACTACTTCATCAACACCGGCATCAAGGATACCAGCTACTACTGGTCGGAGCTGAGCCGGTTTGTGCACAAGTACTGCGAGCTGCGCAAGGTGTGCCCCACCCTCACCACCATCGACATCGGGGGCGGCCTGCCCATCCAGACCAGCATTCAGAAGGAGTACGACTACCCGTACATGATTGCGGAGGTGCTGCGCACCATCAAGCGCATCTGCCAGGAAGAAGGCGTGCCCGAGCCTGACATCTTCACCGAGTTCGGCATCTTCACGGTGGGCGAATCCGGGGCCACCATCTACAGCATTCTGGACGAAAAGCTGCAGAACGACAAGGAGTTGTGGTACATGATCGACGGCTCGTTCATCACCAACCTGCCCGACACCTGGGCCCTGAACCAGCGCTTCATCATGCTGGCCCTCAACGGCTGGAACAAGCAGTACAAGAAGATTCAGCTCGGCGGCCTCACCTGCGACTCGCAGGACTACTACAACGCCGAGAAGCACATCTATCAGGTGTTCCTGCCCGAGCGCAAGCCCGCTGATGCCGAGCCGCTGTACGTGGGCTTCTTCCACACCGGCGCCTACCAGGAGAGCCTGAGCGGCTACGGCGGCGTGAAGCACTGCCTGATTCCGGCCCCCAAAATGGTGATTCTGGACCGCGCCGAGGACGGTACCCTCACCGACCTGGTGTTTGCCGAAGAGCAGACTGCCGACTCGATGATGCGCATTCTGGGCTACCAGGCGTAG
- a CDS encoding arginase, with protein sequence MRRIKLLEVRSELGAGTRGASLGVDALKVACLNKGSDYFRRFNSVHIPDLNHVLFEKNHFPKAKHIDSIYTVQKGIASTVEQTLRFGEFPLVLAGDHSSAAATIAGIKAAYPHKTLGVVWVDAHADIHSPYTTPSGNMHGMPLSISLGDDNRECQRNQPEPETEFFWQKLKNLGEPGPKITGEHLVYVVVRDTEPEEDAIIERLGIKNYKLDEVKEKGTRQIAREVYERLRFCDMVYISFDVDSLDSRFSKGTGTPVVDGLNVEEAISLCRALLDNDRVVCFEMVEINPTLDSENTMAQNAFDILEAATDAIQRRLRLEEVVSR encoded by the coding sequence ATGCGACGCATTAAGCTTCTGGAAGTCCGCTCCGAGCTTGGAGCCGGAACCCGTGGTGCCAGCCTGGGCGTAGACGCCCTCAAGGTGGCTTGCCTCAACAAAGGGTCCGACTACTTCCGCCGGTTCAACTCGGTCCACATTCCGGACCTGAACCACGTGCTCTTCGAGAAAAATCATTTCCCGAAGGCCAAGCACATCGATTCTATTTACACGGTGCAGAAAGGCATTGCCAGCACCGTAGAGCAAACGCTGCGCTTCGGCGAGTTTCCGCTGGTGCTGGCCGGCGACCACAGCAGCGCCGCCGCTACCATTGCGGGCATCAAGGCGGCCTACCCGCACAAAACGCTGGGCGTGGTGTGGGTAGATGCCCACGCCGACATTCACTCGCCCTACACCACGCCCTCGGGCAACATGCACGGCATGCCGCTGTCCATCAGCCTCGGCGACGACAACCGCGAGTGCCAGCGCAACCAGCCCGAGCCCGAAACCGAGTTTTTCTGGCAGAAGCTGAAAAACCTGGGCGAGCCCGGCCCCAAAATCACCGGCGAGCATCTGGTGTACGTGGTGGTGCGCGACACCGAGCCCGAGGAAGACGCCATCATCGAGCGCCTGGGCATCAAAAACTACAAGCTCGACGAGGTCAAAGAGAAAGGCACCCGCCAGATAGCCCGCGAGGTGTATGAGCGCCTGCGCTTCTGCGACATGGTGTACATCAGCTTCGACGTGGACTCGCTGGATTCGCGTTTCAGCAAAGGCACCGGCACGCCCGTGGTGGATGGCCTGAACGTGGAAGAAGCCATCAGCCTGTGCCGCGCCCTGCTCGACAACGACCGGGTGGTGTGCTTCGAGATGGTGGAAATCAACCCCACGCTGGACTCGGAAAACACCATGGCCCAGAACGCCTTCGACATTCTGGAAGCGGCCACCGACGCCATTCAGCGGCGCCTGCGGCTGGAAGAAGTGGTGAGCCGGTAG
- a CDS encoding YbaY family lipoprotein yields the protein MLFRLLPALCVPLLLAACSASPSASGGGPGAEASQPMKLPRDTVTGTLTYRERMALPAAAVVQVQLLDVSLQDVAATVIDSVTIRPNGEQVPLPFTLTYDPGRIQESNTYSLQARIRLNGQLLFISDVAYPVITRGNPRQVPMVLRRAGK from the coding sequence ATGCTGTTCCGTCTGTTGCCTGCCCTTTGCGTGCCCCTGTTGCTGGCGGCCTGCTCCGCCTCGCCCTCTGCCTCTGGTGGCGGCCCCGGCGCCGAAGCTAGTCAGCCCATGAAGCTGCCCCGCGACACCGTGACGGGCACGCTCACGTACCGCGAGCGGATGGCGCTGCCGGCCGCCGCCGTGGTGCAGGTGCAGCTGTTGGACGTGTCGTTGCAGGACGTGGCGGCTACCGTCATTGATTCCGTCACGATCCGGCCCAACGGCGAGCAGGTGCCGCTGCCCTTCACGCTCACCTACGACCCCGGCCGCATCCAGGAAAGCAACACTTACAGCCTGCAGGCGCGCATCCGGCTGAACGGGCAGCTGCTGTTTATCAGCGACGTGGCCTACCCGGTTATCACGCGCGGCAACCCCCGGCAGGTGCCCATGGTGCTGCGCCGGGCAGGAAAGTAG
- a CDS encoding arginine--tRNA ligase, producing MQQLEQTLKAALGAAIQTVFGTEVPAAQLTLQPTRKEFAGQLTLVTFPFTKTLGKGPEQIGQAVGEWLVANSPLVSGYNVVKGFLNLEIADAEWVKLFTSLYQQPAGAPVTTEGPRNVVVEYSSPNTNKPLHLGHLRNNFLGYSVAEILKATGATVTKANLVNDRGIHICKSMLAYQEIGKKERPSSEVKGDHLVGQYYVLFESVNKYQILHARELVASILQFFVEYKSLKYDIIAKEFIKQLVKDTLDNVDKEEKKDVAFAKFLPRLIRELRRLSKVKNETPLIRYFYKELDRTYRNLWIVKAQWMLRRWEKGDKLTWNLWEQMNGWVYEGFDVTYRTIGVDFDKYYYESGTYLLGKERVEEGLQKGVFFKKEDGSVWVDLKEEGLDEKLLLRADGTSVYITQDLGTAELKYQDFGYDLSVYVIADEQNYHMQVLRAVLQKLGKPYADAIYHLSYGMVDLPSGKMKSREGTVVDADELVREVVEAAKAATLEKGKTEGLSDDELAQLYHMLGLGALKYYLLKVDPKKRMLFNPEESVKLEGDTGPFVQYSHARIAAILRKAAEMGINPATDLSILPELPAAARELVQELGRYAGVVQEAARTFSPAVVAQYAYEVARAYNRFYTDIKIFTEPNETSRSFYVALSALTGRTIKASLGLLGIQVPERM from the coding sequence GTGCAGCAACTCGAACAAACCCTCAAAGCCGCCCTCGGCGCGGCCATTCAAACTGTATTCGGCACCGAGGTGCCCGCCGCCCAGCTTACGTTGCAGCCCACGCGCAAGGAGTTTGCCGGCCAGCTTACGCTCGTCACGTTCCCGTTCACCAAAACCCTGGGCAAGGGCCCCGAGCAGATCGGGCAGGCCGTGGGGGAGTGGCTGGTGGCCAACTCGCCGCTGGTGAGCGGCTACAACGTGGTGAAAGGCTTCCTGAACCTGGAAATTGCCGACGCCGAGTGGGTGAAGCTCTTTACCAGCCTGTACCAGCAGCCGGCCGGCGCGCCCGTCACTACCGAGGGCCCGCGCAACGTGGTGGTGGAGTACTCCTCGCCCAACACCAACAAGCCCCTGCACCTGGGCCATTTGCGCAACAACTTCCTCGGCTACTCGGTGGCCGAGATTCTGAAGGCCACCGGCGCCACCGTCACGAAGGCCAACCTGGTCAACGACCGGGGCATCCACATCTGCAAGTCGATGCTGGCCTACCAAGAAATTGGAAAAAAAGAACGTCCAAGTTCTGAAGTGAAAGGCGACCATCTAGTTGGTCAATATTATGTATTATTTGAAAGCGTGAACAAATACCAAATTCTTCATGCCAGGGAATTGGTTGCTAGTATTTTACAGTTTTTCGTAGAGTATAAAAGCTTGAAGTATGATATAATAGCCAAAGAGTTTATTAAACAATTAGTTAAAGACACATTGGATAATGTCGATAAAGAAGAAAAGAAAGATGTTGCATTCGCGAAATTTTTGCCTAGACTTATTAGAGAACTAAGGCGTCTGAGTAAAGTTAAAAATGAGACTCCTTTAATTCGATATTTCTACAAGGAACTTGATAGAACTTATAGAAACTTATGGATAGTAAAGGCTCAATGGATGCTCCGTAGATGGGAAAAAGGCGATAAACTGACTTGGAATCTATGGGAGCAAATGAACGGATGGGTATACGAAGGGTTTGATGTGACTTATCGCACAATCGGCGTCGATTTCGACAAGTATTACTACGAGTCGGGTACCTACCTGCTGGGTAAGGAGCGGGTGGAGGAAGGCCTGCAGAAAGGCGTGTTCTTCAAGAAAGAAGACGGCTCGGTGTGGGTGGACCTCAAGGAGGAAGGCCTCGACGAGAAGCTACTGCTCCGCGCCGACGGCACCTCGGTGTACATCACCCAGGATCTGGGCACGGCCGAACTGAAGTACCAGGATTTCGGCTACGATTTGAGCGTGTACGTCATTGCCGACGAGCAGAACTACCACATGCAGGTGCTGCGGGCGGTGCTCCAGAAGCTGGGCAAGCCCTACGCCGACGCCATCTACCACCTCAGCTACGGCATGGTGGACCTGCCCTCGGGCAAGATGAAAAGCCGCGAAGGCACCGTAGTAGACGCCGACGAGCTGGTGCGCGAAGTGGTGGAAGCCGCCAAGGCTGCTACCCTCGAAAAAGGCAAAACCGAGGGCCTCTCCGACGACGAGCTGGCCCAGCTCTACCACATGCTGGGGTTGGGCGCGCTCAAGTACTACCTGCTGAAGGTGGACCCCAAGAAGCGCATGCTCTTCAACCCCGAGGAATCAGTGAAGCTGGAAGGCGACACGGGCCCGTTCGTGCAGTACTCGCACGCCCGCATTGCTGCCATTCTGCGCAAAGCCGCCGAAATGGGCATCAACCCCGCCACCGATCTGAGCATCCTGCCCGAGCTGCCCGCCGCCGCCCGCGAGCTGGTGCAGGAGCTGGGCCGCTACGCCGGCGTGGTGCAGGAAGCCGCCCGTACGTTCTCGCCCGCCGTGGTGGCCCAGTACGCCTACGAGGTGGCCCGCGCCTACAACCGCTTCTACACCGACATCAAAATCTTCACCGAGCCCAACGAAACCAGCCGCTCATTCTACGTGGCCCTCTCGGCCCTCACCGGCCGCACCATCAAAGCCAGCCTGGGCCTGCTGGGCATCCAGGTGCCCGAGCGGATGTAG
- a CDS encoding TIGR00730 family Rossman fold protein: MKSVAVYCGASSGTNELFTRQAQAMGQALAERGFTLVYGGGRVGLMGAVADAVMQHGGKVIGVIPDFLADKELAHTGLTELHLVKTMHERKLMMADLAEGFVAMPGGYGTLEELFEVLTWGQLGLHRKPIGVLNVAGYYDHLLRALDHMADEGLLRRENRNQLLSHPEPHGVLDAMLAYEPVSLEKWLTPKTT, from the coding sequence ATGAAAAGCGTAGCCGTGTATTGCGGTGCCAGCAGCGGCACCAACGAATTGTTCACCCGGCAGGCCCAGGCCATGGGCCAGGCCCTGGCCGAGCGGGGCTTCACGCTGGTGTACGGCGGCGGCCGGGTGGGCCTGATGGGCGCCGTGGCCGACGCCGTGATGCAGCACGGCGGCAAAGTCATCGGGGTGATTCCCGACTTCCTGGCCGACAAGGAGCTGGCCCACACCGGCCTCACCGAGCTGCACCTGGTGAAAACCATGCACGAGCGCAAGCTGATGATGGCCGACCTGGCCGAGGGCTTCGTGGCCATGCCCGGCGGCTACGGCACGCTGGAAGAGCTGTTTGAAGTGCTCACCTGGGGCCAGCTGGGCCTGCACCGCAAGCCCATCGGGGTGCTCAACGTGGCTGGCTACTACGACCACCTGCTCCGCGCCCTCGACCACATGGCCGACGAAGGCCTGCTGCGCCGCGAAAACCGCAACCAGCTCCTGAGCCACCCCGAGCCCCACGGCGTCCTCGACGCCATGCTGGCCTACGAGCCCGTCAGCCTCGAAAAATGGCTCACCCCAAAGACGACATAA
- a CDS encoding 3-oxoacyl-ACP synthase III family protein, which translates to MRRTLYSVITGTGSYLPSRVVRNADFVSSSFFEATGQPLTKPGEEIVARFAQITDIEERRYAADDQVASDLAFLAAQNALQSSSTDPETLDYILVAHNFGDVALDNRRSDFVPTLAARVKHKLGIENPNCVAYDLPFGCPGWLQGVIQADYYLRSGDARRVLVIGAETLSRVCDPHDRDSMIYADGAGAIILEAQESDAPLGILAHGSRSDTVQAAHLLRMAKSYNPAYEGEELFLKMEGRKLYEYALKTVPQAIKDTLDKAGLPIEAMSKLLIHQANGKMDEAILKRLYGLYNQATVPAGVMPMTISWLGNSSVATLPTLLDLILQHQLPETTITPGEIIVFASVGAGMNCNAVVYQW; encoded by the coding sequence ATGCGTAGGACTCTCTATTCGGTCATTACCGGAACAGGCAGTTATCTTCCTTCCCGCGTTGTTCGCAACGCCGACTTCGTTTCTTCCTCCTTCTTCGAGGCCACCGGCCAGCCCCTGACCAAGCCCGGCGAGGAGATTGTGGCGCGCTTTGCCCAAATCACGGATATTGAGGAGCGGCGCTACGCCGCCGACGACCAGGTAGCCTCCGACCTGGCTTTTCTGGCCGCCCAAAACGCGCTGCAATCCAGCAGCACCGACCCCGAAACCCTGGACTACATTCTGGTGGCCCACAACTTCGGCGATGTGGCCCTGGACAACCGCCGCTCCGATTTTGTGCCCACGCTGGCCGCCCGCGTAAAGCACAAGCTGGGCATCGAAAACCCCAACTGCGTAGCCTACGACCTGCCTTTCGGCTGCCCCGGCTGGCTGCAGGGCGTCATCCAGGCCGATTACTACCTGCGCTCCGGCGACGCCCGGCGGGTGCTGGTGATTGGGGCCGAAACCCTCTCGCGCGTGTGCGACCCCCACGACCGGGACAGCATGATTTACGCCGACGGGGCCGGGGCCATCATTCTGGAAGCCCAGGAAAGCGACGCGCCCCTCGGCATTCTGGCCCACGGCTCCCGCTCCGATACCGTGCAGGCGGCCCACCTGCTGCGCATGGCCAAGTCGTACAACCCGGCCTACGAGGGCGAGGAGCTGTTTCTGAAGATGGAAGGCCGCAAGCTCTACGAATACGCCCTCAAAACCGTGCCCCAGGCCATCAAGGACACGCTCGACAAGGCCGGGCTGCCCATCGAAGCCATGAGCAAGCTGCTCATCCACCAGGCCAACGGCAAGATGGACGAAGCCATCCTCAAGCGCCTCTACGGCCTCTACAACCAGGCCACGGTGCCGGCCGGCGTTATGCCGATGACCATTTCCTGGCTCGGCAACTCTTCCGTCGCCACCCTGCCCACCCTGCTCGACCTGATCCTGCAGCACCAGCTGCCCGAAACCACCATCACCCCCGGCGAAATCATCGTCTTCGCCTCCGTAGGTGCCGGCATGAACTGCAACGCCGTGGTGTACCAGTGGTGA
- a CDS encoding glutathione peroxidase: MSAPAAAGSVYDFTLQGIDGQPVSLRQFQGKKLLIVNTASECGYTPQYKELEALHQQYGAKVTVLGFPANNFGGQEPGTDAQIATFCERNFGVTFPLFSKVSVAGPDAAPLFQYLGSKAQNGVTDEKPTWNFCKYLINEQGHVQAFYPSKVSPTGPELLAAIQQ; this comes from the coding sequence ATGTCTGCTCCCGCTGCTGCCGGTTCCGTTTACGATTTCACGCTTCAGGGTATTGATGGCCAGCCGGTTTCGCTGCGCCAGTTTCAGGGCAAAAAGCTGCTGATTGTAAACACCGCCTCGGAGTGCGGCTACACCCCCCAGTACAAGGAGCTGGAGGCGCTGCACCAGCAGTACGGGGCCAAGGTGACGGTGCTGGGCTTTCCGGCCAACAATTTCGGCGGCCAGGAGCCCGGCACCGATGCTCAGATTGCCACGTTCTGCGAGCGGAATTTCGGCGTCACGTTCCCGCTGTTCAGCAAAGTATCGGTAGCCGGCCCCGATGCGGCCCCGCTGTTTCAGTACCTGGGTAGCAAGGCCCAGAACGGCGTTACGGACGAAAAGCCGACCTGGAATTTCTGCAAGTACCTCATCAACGAGCAGGGCCACGTGCAGGCGTTCTACCCCTCCAAGGTGAGCCCCACGGGCCCCGAGCTGCTGGCCGCCATTCAGCAGTAG
- a CDS encoding HAD family hydrolase — protein MVRTVIFDMDGVIVDTEPVHRYAYFRHFEELGIGVSDAEYAQFTGRSTKNVYQHLKDRHGLPHEVGELVLSKREFFNRAFDEKPDLELLEGVRALIEDLHQHGLELILASSASHSTIARVMRRFGLGPYFTHLLSGEDFPRSKPDPAIFARAAALATAAPAECVVIEDSSNGVTAAKAAGLYCIGYNSEHSPLQDLSHADLVVAHFNELSAERIMALETSS, from the coding sequence ATGGTCCGCACCGTTATTTTCGACATGGACGGCGTTATCGTCGATACCGAGCCCGTTCACCGCTACGCCTATTTCCGGCATTTTGAGGAGCTGGGCATCGGGGTGTCGGATGCGGAGTACGCGCAGTTCACGGGCCGCTCCACCAAAAACGTGTACCAGCACCTCAAAGACCGGCACGGCCTGCCGCACGAGGTGGGGGAACTGGTGCTCAGCAAGCGGGAGTTTTTCAACCGGGCCTTCGATGAGAAGCCCGACCTGGAGCTGCTGGAAGGGGTGCGCGCCCTGATTGAAGACCTGCACCAGCACGGCCTGGAGCTGATTCTGGCGTCGTCGGCTTCGCACTCCACCATTGCGCGGGTGATGCGCCGCTTTGGCCTGGGGCCGTACTTCACGCACCTGCTCAGCGGCGAGGATTTCCCGCGCTCCAAGCCCGACCCGGCCATTTTCGCCCGGGCCGCCGCGCTGGCCACGGCTGCACCCGCCGAGTGCGTTGTGATTGAGGATTCCAGCAACGGCGTGACGGCCGCCAAAGCCGCCGGCCTCTACTGCATCGGCTACAACAGCGAGCATTCGCCCCTGCAAGACCTGAGCCATGCCGACCTGGTGGTAGCGCACTTCAACGAGCTGAGCGCCGAGCGCATAATGGCATTGGAAACGAGTAGCTGA